Proteins from a single region of Sphingomonas sp.:
- a CDS encoding tetratricopeptide repeat protein, which produces MRVLKTTILLAMLAAAPAHAQGSRADAVIGKAIAAMGGIEKIRARTSLVLRGMHYEGAYHQEFATGGSGNALMTRMRPNLRVVGCVPALPGCDGKFGRIVEGYDGSDGWELNGPRQRLVHAVNKARSALICGAQFDPLFVDYRKRGFSAAYLGRQTLLGIKTEAVRIDHPGCPSETFYFDARTYRLRMQRVSLPVHARGDAVDTVRVLSDLRPVAGVLMPFRSEEIAIADGHVLFGEIWASIEANTIADPAIFTAPEVHPSGSTALALAMLAAAPGKSSAELLAMYDAFRATAEGAAADTAYDMNWLGYELLKVDNYPAALAIFTRVIAEHPDSANAYDSLGDAYLQQGDIAAALAAFDKAISLDPTLRETVRKRDALKRS; this is translated from the coding sequence ATGAGAGTGCTGAAGACCACCATCTTGTTGGCGATGCTGGCCGCCGCGCCTGCGCATGCGCAAGGCAGCCGCGCGGATGCGGTGATCGGCAAGGCGATCGCTGCGATGGGCGGGATCGAGAAGATTCGTGCTCGCACCTCGCTGGTGCTGCGCGGCATGCATTATGAAGGCGCCTATCATCAGGAATTCGCCACTGGCGGTTCCGGCAACGCGCTGATGACGCGGATGCGGCCCAATCTGCGCGTGGTGGGCTGCGTGCCCGCCTTGCCGGGCTGCGACGGCAAATTCGGACGCATCGTCGAAGGCTATGACGGCAGTGACGGCTGGGAGCTCAACGGGCCGAGGCAGCGGCTGGTGCATGCGGTCAACAAGGCGAGAAGCGCATTGATCTGCGGCGCGCAATTCGATCCGTTGTTCGTCGATTACCGGAAGCGCGGCTTTTCGGCGGCTTATCTGGGGCGGCAGACCCTGCTCGGCATCAAGACCGAAGCGGTGCGGATCGATCATCCGGGCTGCCCGTCCGAAACCTTTTATTTCGACGCCCGGACCTATCGCCTGCGCATGCAGCGCGTGAGCCTGCCGGTGCACGCGCGCGGCGATGCCGTCGATACCGTGCGCGTGCTGAGCGATCTGCGGCCCGTCGCCGGGGTGCTGATGCCGTTCCGTTCGGAGGAGATCGCGATCGCCGACGGGCATGTGCTGTTCGGTGAGATCTGGGCCTCGATCGAAGCCAATACGATTGCCGATCCCGCCATCTTCACGGCGCCGGAGGTGCATCCGTCCGGATCGACGGCATTGGCGCTGGCAATGCTCGCCGCTGCGCCGGGCAAGTCTTCCGCGGAATTGCTGGCGATGTACGATGCGTTCCGGGCGACGGCGGAGGGAGCCGCCGCCGATACCGCGTACGACATGAACTGGCTGGGCTATGAGCTGCTCAAGGTCGATAATTATCCGGCCGCGCTGGCGATATTCACGCGCGTGATCGCCGAGCATCCGGACTCCGCCAACGCCTATGACAGCCTCGGCGATGCGTATCTGCAGCAAGGCGACATCGCCGCCGCGCTGGCGGCGTTCGACAAGGCGATATCGCTCGATCCGACATTGCGCGAAACGGTGCGCAAACGCGATGCGCTCAAGCGCTCCTAA
- a CDS encoding PA1136 family autoinducer-binding transcriptional regulator translates to MSAVAADSAFRSVLVIEGAEDMAAIESAVRAFAGPLGYDRFVLFSASAARDEVLQSIYWVEGDWFGDGQSVDAETYIRRCPVTRHILEANEPFFWTKTAGNGGDLYRIVRAPRGRGIHGLQIPVFGPMGLEGAMSLGGERIDASPQARLALGLIAEAAFRAARTILESPATDGFGTLSEREREVLAWTAAGRRQIDIAATLGLSERTVENHLRRIRKRLGVSTTAQAVRVAIRNGEITA, encoded by the coding sequence ATGAGCGCGGTCGCGGCGGATTCGGCTTTCCGGAGCGTCCTCGTCATCGAGGGGGCCGAGGATATGGCCGCGATCGAAAGCGCCGTCCGCGCCTTCGCCGGGCCGCTCGGCTACGATCGGTTCGTGCTCTTCTCGGCATCGGCCGCTCGGGACGAGGTGCTCCAGAGCATCTACTGGGTCGAGGGCGACTGGTTCGGCGACGGCCAAAGCGTCGACGCCGAGACCTATATTCGGCGCTGTCCGGTGACGCGGCATATCCTCGAAGCAAACGAGCCGTTCTTCTGGACCAAGACGGCGGGAAACGGCGGCGACCTGTACCGGATCGTTCGCGCCCCGCGCGGGCGCGGGATTCACGGTCTCCAGATCCCCGTCTTCGGCCCGATGGGACTGGAAGGCGCGATGAGTCTCGGCGGCGAGCGGATCGACGCATCGCCGCAAGCCCGATTGGCGCTCGGGCTGATCGCGGAGGCGGCCTTTCGCGCGGCGCGCACAATACTGGAATCGCCCGCCACTGACGGCTTCGGCACCTTGTCGGAGCGCGAGCGGGAAGTTCTCGCCTGGACCGCCGCCGGGCGGCGGCAGATCGACATCGCCGCCACGCTTGGCCTGTCCGAGCGCACGGTCGAAAATCATCTGCGGCGCATCCGCAAACGCCTGGGCGTTTCGACAACCGCGCAGGCGGTCCGGGTCGCGATCCGCAATGGGGAGATTACCGCCTAG
- a CDS encoding alpha/beta hydrolase, with amino-acid sequence MSGFVERFWSSQDGLNLFTRDYGGTGGPARLPVICLHGLTRNSSDFEELAPFLAAGGRRVLVPDVRGRGRSDRGPDPRSYVPSVYARDIARMMDLLGIARAVFVGTSMGGIITMLLAARHRRRIAAAVLNDVGPEVAPEGIARIKSYAGKPVTIRTWDEATAYIRRINEGTFPNFADEDWRKFAHRTFREQDDGVPVLDYDPAIAVPLAAGNFKASSPLAWLLFRRLARTRPTLIIRGQASDILSSAIAAKMKAKAPGAMLVEVPGIGHAPTLSEPEARDAIRRFLETVP; translated from the coding sequence ATGAGTGGTTTCGTGGAAAGGTTCTGGTCGTCCCAGGACGGTCTGAACCTTTTCACCAGGGACTACGGCGGCACGGGCGGGCCCGCGCGCTTGCCCGTCATCTGCCTTCACGGGCTGACCCGCAACAGCAGCGACTTCGAGGAGCTGGCGCCGTTCCTGGCGGCGGGCGGCCGGCGCGTGCTTGTTCCCGACGTCCGCGGCCGGGGCAGGTCGGATCGGGGTCCCGATCCGCGCAGCTATGTGCCGTCCGTGTACGCACGCGACATCGCGCGCATGATGGACCTGCTGGGAATCGCGCGCGCCGTGTTCGTGGGCACGTCGATGGGCGGCATCATCACCATGTTGCTCGCCGCGCGGCACCGCCGACGCATCGCGGCGGCGGTGCTGAACGATGTCGGCCCGGAAGTGGCGCCCGAAGGCATAGCGCGGATCAAGTCATATGCGGGAAAGCCCGTCACCATCCGCACCTGGGACGAAGCGACGGCCTATATCCGGCGGATCAACGAAGGCACCTTTCCGAACTTCGCCGATGAGGACTGGCGCAAATTCGCGCATCGGACATTCCGGGAACAGGACGATGGCGTCCCCGTGCTCGATTACGATCCGGCGATCGCCGTGCCGCTCGCCGCGGGCAACTTCAAGGCCTCATCGCCGCTGGCATGGCTGCTTTTCCGCCGTCTCGCGCGGACGCGGCCGACGCTCATCATCCGTGGACAAGCGTCGGACATACTGAGTTCCGCCATCGCCGCGAAGATGAAGGCCAAGGCGCCCGGGGCCATGCTGGTCGAGGTGCCGGGCATCGGTCATGCCCCGACGCTGAGCGAGCCCGAGGCGCGCGATGCCATTCGCCGCTTTCTCGAGACGGTGCCGTGA
- a CDS encoding M20/M25/M40 family metallo-hydrolase — translation MFRILLTAAALAAALPAHAQLSKAETAMVATVDKESDRTIALLERMVNQNSGTLNLEGVRAMGAMLQPEFEALGFKVAWIDVPETKRAGHFVATHKGSGKGKRMLLIAHIDTVFEAGSPFQKFVRDGDKAVGPGVVDDKGGIAVIVAALRAMQQAGTLKGADIMVMLTGDEEKTGDPIPLARRDLVEAGKWADVALEYENLAQEDGREWGTVARRSANNWTLTATGKTGHGGSVFGPDLGYGAIYEISRILDHWQSELREENLTFNVGVIAGGTPASIDADGVKVQASGKTNVIPAQAIARGDLRSLSPEQDARAREKMQAIVAQHLPGTSATLTFQDNTPPMAPTEGNRALLARVNAINRDMGLPEMAEFPPAKRGAADSSFVAAWADTLAGMGPIGGTLHAEGEWLDLPSISTQAKRSAILMSRLAREKR, via the coding sequence ATGTTCCGCATCCTCCTCACCGCCGCCGCGCTTGCCGCCGCCCTTCCCGCCCATGCCCAATTGTCGAAGGCCGAGACCGCGATGGTCGCCACGGTCGACAAGGAGAGCGACCGCACGATCGCCTTGCTCGAACGGATGGTGAACCAGAATAGCGGCACGCTGAACCTGGAGGGCGTGCGGGCGATGGGCGCGATGCTCCAGCCCGAGTTCGAGGCGCTGGGCTTCAAGGTCGCGTGGATCGACGTGCCCGAGACCAAACGCGCCGGCCATTTCGTCGCCACCCACAAGGGCAGTGGCAAGGGCAAGCGGATGCTGCTCATCGCCCATATCGATACCGTGTTCGAAGCCGGCTCGCCCTTCCAGAAGTTCGTGCGCGACGGCGACAAGGCGGTCGGCCCCGGCGTGGTCGACGACAAGGGCGGCATCGCGGTGATCGTCGCGGCGCTCCGGGCGATGCAGCAGGCCGGCACGCTAAAGGGCGCAGACATCATGGTGATGCTGACCGGCGACGAGGAGAAGACCGGCGATCCGATCCCGCTCGCGCGCCGCGATCTGGTCGAGGCCGGCAAATGGGCCGATGTCGCGCTCGAATATGAAAATCTCGCGCAGGAGGACGGCAGGGAATGGGGCACAGTCGCGCGGCGCAGCGCCAATAACTGGACGCTCACCGCCACCGGCAAGACCGGGCATGGCGGCAGCGTGTTCGGCCCCGATCTCGGCTATGGCGCGATCTACGAGATCAGCCGCATCCTCGACCACTGGCAAAGCGAGCTGCGCGAGGAGAATTTGACCTTCAACGTCGGCGTCATAGCCGGCGGCACTCCGGCGAGCATCGATGCCGATGGCGTCAAGGTCCAGGCATCGGGCAAGACCAACGTCATCCCCGCCCAGGCGATCGCCCGCGGCGATCTGCGCAGCCTCAGCCCCGAACAGGATGCGAGGGCGCGCGAGAAGATGCAGGCGATCGTCGCCCAGCATCTGCCAGGTACCAGCGCGACGCTGACCTTTCAGGACAACACCCCGCCGATGGCGCCGACCGAAGGCAACCGCGCCTTGCTCGCGCGCGTCAACGCGATCAACCGCGACATGGGCCTGCCCGAGATGGCCGAGTTCCCGCCCGCCAAGCGCGGCGCCGCCGATTCGAGCTTCGTCGCCGCCTGGGCCGATACGCTGGCCGGCATGGGCCCGATCGGCGGCACGCTCCACGCCGAGGGCGAATGGCTCGATCTGCCGAGCATTTCGACCCAGGCGAAGCGCAGCGCGATCCTGATGAGCCGGCTGGCGCGGGAGAAGCGCTGA
- a CDS encoding quinone oxidoreductase, whose product MARAARIERTGGPEVIGWVDMDLPAPGPGQVRMRNTAVGLNFIDTYHRSGLYPVPLPSGLGGEAAGVVEAVGEGVGFAVGDRVATFGPALGAYATERNVQAESLFKLPDDISDETAAAALLKGGTVEFLVERCARVRPGMTVLVHAAAGGVGQIAVRWLKAIGAQVIATVGTEAKVALAREAGAGHVLLSRTDDVAARVREITGGMGVDVVLDGVGKATWRASLASAKRRGLIVSFGNASGPVEGVNLGELARAGSLFVTRPTMFDYYVTPEERAAGSGRLFEMLRSGAVRADINQRFALEDAAEAHRALEAGETTGSTILVP is encoded by the coding sequence ATGGCACGCGCGGCACGGATCGAGCGGACGGGCGGCCCGGAGGTGATCGGCTGGGTCGATATGGACCTGCCCGCGCCGGGGCCGGGCCAGGTGCGGATGCGCAACACCGCGGTCGGGCTCAACTTCATCGACACCTATCATCGCTCGGGCCTGTATCCGGTGCCACTGCCGAGCGGGCTGGGCGGCGAGGCAGCGGGCGTGGTCGAGGCGGTGGGCGAGGGTGTGGGCTTCGCGGTGGGCGATCGGGTCGCAACCTTCGGCCCCGCGCTGGGCGCCTATGCCACCGAGCGGAATGTCCAGGCGGAGAGCCTGTTCAAGCTGCCTGACGATATCTCCGACGAGACCGCGGCGGCGGCGCTGCTCAAGGGCGGGACGGTCGAGTTCCTCGTCGAGCGCTGCGCGCGGGTGCGGCCGGGGATGACCGTGCTGGTCCATGCCGCGGCGGGCGGCGTCGGCCAGATCGCGGTGCGCTGGCTCAAGGCGATCGGCGCGCAGGTGATCGCGACGGTCGGCACCGAAGCCAAGGTCGCGCTGGCGCGCGAGGCGGGCGCGGGCCATGTGCTGCTCTCGCGCACCGATGACGTGGCGGCGCGGGTGCGCGAGATCACCGGCGGCATGGGCGTGGATGTGGTGCTCGACGGGGTCGGCAAGGCGACATGGCGGGCATCGCTCGCCTCGGCGAAGCGGCGCGGGCTTATCGTCAGCTTCGGCAATGCCAGCGGGCCGGTCGAGGGCGTCAACCTCGGCGAACTGGCGCGGGCGGGATCGCTGTTCGTCACGCGGCCGACGATGTTCGATTATTACGTCACGCCCGAGGAACGCGCGGCGGGCAGTGGCCGGCTGTTCGAGATGCTACGCAGCGGCGCGGTGCGCGCCGATATCAATCAGCGCTTCGCGCTGGAGGATGCAGCCGAAGCGCACCGCGCGCTGGAGGCGGGCGAGACGACCGGATCGACGATCCTGGTGCCCTGA
- a CDS encoding VOC family protein: MIRQLKFASIPTSDQDRALAFWTEQVGFRIVTDQPMGPDRRWIELGIPGAETGIVLFTPDGQEDRIGTFFNGSFACDDVDYTYRKLSERGVAFDGPPEKQPWGTFAKFRDPDGNSFVLSSR, encoded by the coding sequence ATGATCAGGCAGCTCAAATTCGCCAGCATCCCCACCTCGGATCAGGATCGCGCCCTGGCCTTCTGGACCGAGCAGGTCGGCTTCCGCATCGTCACCGATCAGCCGATGGGCCCGGACAGGCGCTGGATCGAGCTCGGTATCCCCGGCGCCGAGACCGGCATCGTCCTGTTCACCCCCGATGGACAGGAAGACCGTATCGGCACCTTCTTCAACGGCTCGTTCGCCTGCGACGATGTCGACTACACCTACCGCAAGCTCAGCGAGCGCGGCGTCGCATTCGACGGTCCGCCCGAAAAGCAGCCCTGGGGGACGTTCGCCAAGTTCCGCGATCCCGATGGCAACAGTTTCGTGCTCTCCAGCCGCTAG
- the hchA gene encoding glyoxalase III HchA, whose protein sequence is MAIRSSASICCRRFRSTLAGHIASGRISRYADCARRYAAASAAFTIGSTSLSLLRENPHCRVDREPYPETTLRNGGSPMAGMVEDDKEPQPDPAEKGAYFPSSYSLSQFTSPKSDLSGADYPAPYQGAKKVLMIGADERYLLTDNGSFFSTGNHPVETLLPMYHLDRAGFAFDVATVSGNPVKFEFWAMPSEDQEVQGFFDKYHPHFKEPLKLADLVSGGLDDYAAIFIPGGHGALIGLPESEDVKAALEWAAANDRFVISLCHGPAAFLAVGDSDIYRGYRICAFPDALDAQTPDIGYMPGHLTWKFGERLKALGFEIINDGISGAVHRDRKLLTGDSPLAGNALGKLAAEALLADVAVV, encoded by the coding sequence ATGGCTATCCGCTCCTCGGCAAGCATCTGCTGTCGACGATTCCGCAGCACCCTTGCCGGACACATCGCCTCGGGCCGGATCAGCCGCTACGCCGACTGCGCGCGCCGTTACGCCGCAGCTTCCGCAGCCTTCACGATCGGTTCGACAAGTCTGTCGCTATTGAGGGAAAACCCCCATTGTCGGGTCGACCGGGAACCGTATCCTGAAACGACTTTACGGAATGGAGGATCCCCGATGGCCGGAATGGTGGAAGACGACAAAGAACCGCAGCCCGATCCGGCGGAGAAGGGTGCGTATTTTCCCTCAAGCTATTCGCTGAGCCAGTTCACCTCGCCGAAGTCCGACCTGAGCGGCGCGGACTATCCGGCTCCCTATCAAGGCGCGAAGAAGGTGCTGATGATCGGCGCCGACGAACGCTATCTGCTCACCGACAACGGTTCCTTCTTCTCGACCGGCAATCATCCGGTCGAGACGCTCCTGCCGATGTATCACCTCGACAGGGCGGGGTTCGCCTTCGACGTGGCGACCGTGTCGGGCAATCCGGTCAAGTTCGAGTTCTGGGCGATGCCGTCCGAGGATCAGGAAGTGCAGGGTTTCTTCGACAAATATCATCCCCATTTCAAAGAACCGCTCAAGCTGGCGGACCTGGTCTCAGGCGGCCTTGACGACTATGCCGCGATCTTCATCCCCGGTGGCCACGGCGCTTTGATCGGCCTGCCCGAAAGCGAGGATGTGAAAGCCGCGCTGGAATGGGCCGCTGCCAATGACCGTTTCGTGATTTCGCTCTGCCACGGACCCGCCGCCTTCCTCGCGGTCGGGGACAGCGACATCTATCGCGGATACAGGATTTGCGCTTTTCCGGATGCGCTCGACGCCCAGACGCCGGACATCGGCTATATGCCCGGCCATCTGACGTGGAAGTTCGGCGAGAGGCTGAAGGCACTGGGCTTCGAGATCATCAACGACGGGATTTCCGGCGCCGTGCATCGCGACCGCAAGCTGCTGACCGGGGACAGCCCGCTGGCCGGAAACGCGCTCGGCAAGCTTGCCGCCGAGGCGTTGCTCGCGGATGTCGCCGTCGTTTGA
- a CDS encoding SDR family oxidoreductase has product MSKTVLITGAASGFGRGVAFGLAKRGHRVIAGCQIWPQVWELRNAAKADGADMQVIKLDVLNEIDRTKALGIEIDVLFNNAGIMESGPMAEIPMAVFRSVFETNVFAALELAQGFARAMVRRGAGRIVWTSSVAGLVKVPFDGAYAASKHAVEGICSAMREELKPYGVEVVTVNPGAYRTGFNDTGMESMDQWWDQGERVVAHWPVRALDHQHDPAEMIEAIIDVIEAEHPPYRTVRPASAEAMVRKEQEDAWTIRI; this is encoded by the coding sequence ATGAGCAAGACCGTCCTCATAACCGGCGCCGCGTCCGGCTTTGGCCGCGGTGTCGCGTTCGGCCTCGCGAAACGGGGGCATCGGGTGATCGCGGGGTGCCAGATATGGCCGCAGGTCTGGGAATTGCGGAACGCGGCAAAGGCGGATGGCGCCGATATGCAGGTCATCAAGCTCGATGTCCTGAACGAGATCGACCGGACCAAGGCGCTCGGTATCGAAATCGACGTGCTGTTCAACAATGCCGGGATCATGGAATCGGGGCCGATGGCCGAGATTCCGATGGCGGTGTTCCGGTCGGTCTTCGAGACGAACGTCTTCGCCGCGCTGGAACTGGCTCAGGGATTCGCGCGCGCCATGGTCAGGCGCGGCGCCGGCCGGATCGTCTGGACCTCCTCGGTCGCCGGGCTGGTCAAGGTGCCGTTCGACGGCGCCTACGCGGCATCGAAACACGCCGTCGAAGGGATCTGCTCTGCGATGCGCGAGGAACTGAAACCCTATGGCGTCGAGGTGGTGACGGTGAATCCCGGCGCCTACCGGACCGGCTTCAACGACACCGGCATGGAAAGCATGGATCAGTGGTGGGACCAGGGCGAACGCGTGGTCGCCCACTGGCCGGTTCGCGCGCTCGATCACCAGCACGATCCGGCGGAAATGATCGAAGCGATCATCGACGTGATCGAGGCCGAACACCCACCCTATCGAACCGTGCGCCCGGCGAGCGCCGAGGCGATGGTGCGAAAGGAGCAGGAGGACGCATGGACGATCCGCATCTGA
- a CDS encoding aldehyde dehydrogenase family protein codes for MRSYLKHYIDGAWVESEGGTRHDVINPATEEPTAEITLGTAADVDKAAKAAARAFETFSRTSVDERIALLERVLEAYKARAGDMAEAISLEMGAPVSLARTAQVGSGIGHLMSAIRALREFSFEETIGNSLVVHEPIGVVAMITPWNWPLNQIVSKVAPALAAGCTMILKPSEEAPGCAVIFAEVMDAAGVPAGVFNLVNGDGPGVGTALSTHKLVDMVSFTGSTRAGVLVAKNAADTVKRVHQELGGKSPSVMLDSADPAAAVKGTLFSVLMNSGQSCIAPARLLVPESRAAEVTAIAAEVMRATQAGDPAEEGRHIGPVVNKAQWDKIQGLIAKGMEEGATLETGGPGRPDGIETGYFVKPTLFSGVTNDMTIAREEIFGPVVTIIPYKDEEDAIRIANDTDYGLSAVLFGDADGVRRVAPRLRAGMVYVNGGQPSPDLPFGGYKQSGNGREHGKFGLAEFMEVKSLVGALA; via the coding sequence ATGCGCAGCTATCTCAAGCACTATATCGACGGCGCATGGGTGGAGAGCGAAGGCGGCACCCGCCACGACGTGATCAACCCGGCGACCGAAGAGCCGACCGCCGAGATCACCCTCGGCACCGCCGCCGATGTCGACAAGGCCGCCAAGGCCGCCGCCCGCGCTTTCGAGACCTTCTCGCGCACCTCGGTCGATGAACGCATCGCGTTGCTCGAACGCGTGCTGGAGGCGTACAAGGCCCGCGCCGGCGACATGGCCGAGGCGATCAGCCTCGAGATGGGCGCCCCCGTCAGCCTCGCCCGCACCGCGCAGGTCGGCTCGGGCATCGGCCATCTGATGTCGGCGATCCGCGCGCTCAGGGAATTCAGCTTCGAAGAGACGATCGGCAACAGCCTCGTCGTCCATGAGCCGATCGGCGTGGTCGCGATGATCACCCCGTGGAACTGGCCGCTCAACCAGATCGTCTCGAAGGTCGCGCCCGCGCTCGCCGCCGGCTGCACGATGATCCTCAAGCCCAGCGAGGAAGCGCCGGGCTGCGCCGTGATCTTCGCCGAGGTGATGGACGCGGCGGGCGTTCCGGCGGGCGTGTTCAACCTCGTCAATGGCGACGGACCGGGCGTCGGCACCGCGCTCAGCACCCACAAACTCGTCGATATGGTCAGTTTCACCGGCTCGACCCGCGCCGGCGTGCTCGTCGCCAAGAACGCCGCCGATACCGTCAAGCGCGTCCATCAGGAACTGGGCGGCAAATCGCCCTCGGTGATGCTCGACAGCGCCGATCCCGCCGCCGCGGTCAAGGGCACGCTGTTCTCGGTGCTGATGAATTCGGGGCAGAGTTGCATCGCCCCCGCGCGCCTGCTCGTGCCCGAGAGCAGGGCCGCTGAAGTCACCGCCATCGCCGCCGAGGTCATGAGGGCGACCCAGGCCGGCGATCCCGCCGAGGAAGGCCGCCATATCGGCCCGGTCGTCAACAAGGCGCAGTGGGACAAGATCCAGGGGCTGATCGCCAAGGGTATGGAGGAAGGCGCCACGCTGGAAACCGGCGGCCCCGGCCGCCCCGACGGCATCGAGACCGGCTATTTCGTCAAGCCGACGCTCTTCTCGGGCGTGACCAACGACATGACCATCGCCCGCGAGGAGATCTTCGGGCCGGTCGTCACGATCATCCCGTACAAGGACGAGGAAGACGCGATCCGCATCGCCAACGATACCGATTATGGGCTGTCGGCGGTGCTGTTCGGCGATGCCGATGGCGTCCGCCGAGTCGCGCCGCGCCTGCGTGCCGGCATGGTCTATGTGAATGGCGGCCAGCCCAGCCCCGATCTGCCGTTCGGCGGCTACAAGCAATCGGGCAATGGCCGCGAACATGGCAAGTTCGGGCTCGCCGAATTCATGGAAGTGAAGTCGCTGGTGGGGGCGCTGGCTTAG